One part of the Humulus lupulus chromosome 9, drHumLupu1.1, whole genome shotgun sequence genome encodes these proteins:
- the LOC133802649 gene encoding signaling peptide TAXIMIN 1-like has product MSCCCGDDCECRPLGFLLGLPFAFVSLILSVIGVVIWIVGLALTCICPCCLCVTILVEFALGLIKAPFSIMKWFTSKIPC; this is encoded by the exons ATGAGCTGCTGTTGTGGTGATGATTGCGAATGCAGGCCTCTTGGCTTTCTTCTGGGCCTGCCCTTTGCCTTCGTGTCTCTCATCCTCTCTGTTATCGGCGTTGTCATCTGGATCGTCGG ATTGGCCCTAACTTGCATATGTCCGTGCTGCTTGTGTGTGACTATCTTAGTGGAGTTTGCATTAGGGTTGATCAAGGCACCGTTTTCGATCATGAAGTGGTTTACATCTAAGATTCCATGTTAA